From Chlamydiifrater volucris, one genomic window encodes:
- a CDS encoding polysaccharide deacetylase family protein gives MHIVLAYRRVSFSSNPRYLEALKQQLLFCKEHFSSLTSTSSFQRKQRFFSCLPNEISVTFDHASADFYFSIFPFLRTHEIPATVGVAWRYIPPDHLAENCSPSTRINIPESLSFQDEIFSSFAPFCSPCELSQLAAAPNIFLASHGIGVRNLIHTPPYLHGEVILSKRNLEKLLQIPVSSFIYPFGRYDSHVDKLVRQHYKTSFILGNTWNTSPKKHLVYRMEMRSVEDIEAFLSIRTRVSCIRNWIKALSSNLIRKVSKQSSKTL, from the coding sequence ATGCACATTGTTCTAGCTTATCGAAGAGTGTCTTTCTCTTCCAATCCCAGATACCTGGAGGCTTTGAAACAGCAACTGCTGTTCTGCAAAGAGCATTTTTCTTCGCTTACGTCAACCTCTTCTTTTCAACGCAAACAACGATTCTTCTCTTGCTTGCCAAATGAGATCTCCGTAACTTTTGATCATGCCTCAGCAGACTTTTACTTTTCTATATTCCCTTTCCTTCGCACACACGAAATCCCAGCCACAGTAGGTGTAGCTTGGAGATACATACCCCCTGATCATCTGGCAGAAAACTGCTCCCCATCAACCCGGATCAATATTCCTGAATCTTTGTCATTTCAAGACGAAATATTCTCTTCTTTCGCCCCCTTTTGCTCTCCTTGCGAACTATCTCAGCTAGCCGCTGCGCCTAACATTTTTCTAGCTTCTCACGGAATCGGGGTCCGCAACTTGATTCACACACCCCCTTATCTTCACGGAGAGGTTATCCTCTCGAAAAGAAACTTAGAAAAACTATTACAAATTCCTGTCTCATCTTTTATATACCCTTTCGGGAGATATGACTCTCACGTAGATAAGTTGGTACGCCAACACTACAAAACATCTTTTATACTTGGCAATACTTGGAATACTTCTCCTAAAAAGCACTTAGTTTACAGGATGGAAATGCGCTCAGTGGAAGACATAGAAGCTTTTCTGTCCATTAGAACTCGCGTATCTTGCATACGCAATTGGATCAAGGCCCTTTCCTCCAACCTCATAAGAAAAGTTTCAAAGCAATCCTCAAAAACTCTTTAG
- a CDS encoding SufS family cysteine desulfurase, with protein sequence MRDGEKVLQPSLGKADFPIFHQREEQSSSCVYLDSAATTHKPSCVIEEMSRFYSCYYGTVYRGIYQASSSVTEAYSRVRDRVKDFINAEFSEEVVFTGGCTAGLNQLAIAFNDSFLSKKGPVVVSEVEHHANVLSWELAAKRVGHSVAKVQVDEQGIIRLDHLESLLRQGAALVSIAHVSNVSGAIQPLAEIVSLVRRYDSLLCLDAAQSIAHQSIDVRMIDVDFMTFSSHKMYGPTGVGVLYGKRSLLEILPPVFGGGDMVDVYASEDTLFQPAPLKFEAGTPPIAEVIGMGKAVEYLGALGLKKISEKESLLTQRILETLLAIPGVTVVGPGKGVPRGSLISITMDKVHPMDMGALLDARGISVRTGHLCAQPAMRRWGVPQMLRVSLGLYNDDEDIETFLRTFEELLAFLS encoded by the coding sequence ATTAGGGACGGGGAAAAGGTTTTACAGCCTTCTTTAGGGAAAGCAGATTTTCCTATTTTTCACCAAAGGGAAGAGCAGTCTTCCTCATGTGTGTATTTAGATTCTGCAGCCACCACGCACAAGCCTTCATGCGTAATAGAGGAGATGTCTCGATTTTATTCGTGCTATTATGGAACGGTATATCGAGGGATATATCAAGCTTCCTCTTCAGTTACAGAGGCTTATTCCAGAGTTCGAGATAGGGTTAAAGATTTTATCAACGCTGAATTTTCTGAAGAGGTTGTTTTTACTGGAGGTTGTACTGCGGGGTTAAATCAATTGGCTATAGCCTTCAATGATTCTTTCTTGAGTAAAAAAGGCCCTGTAGTTGTATCAGAAGTCGAACATCATGCAAATGTTCTTTCCTGGGAATTAGCGGCCAAGAGGGTTGGACACTCTGTTGCTAAGGTGCAGGTGGACGAACAAGGGATTATTCGTTTGGATCACTTAGAATCTTTACTTAGGCAGGGTGCGGCTCTTGTTAGTATAGCCCATGTTAGCAATGTATCTGGAGCCATCCAGCCTTTGGCAGAGATTGTTTCTCTTGTCCGTCGTTATGACTCTTTACTTTGTCTTGATGCAGCTCAATCCATTGCACATCAATCTATAGACGTGCGGATGATAGATGTGGATTTCATGACTTTTTCTAGTCACAAGATGTATGGTCCCACAGGAGTGGGTGTTCTTTATGGAAAGAGAAGTTTATTGGAAATTTTACCTCCAGTTTTTGGAGGGGGAGATATGGTAGATGTTTATGCGTCGGAAGATACTCTTTTTCAGCCTGCTCCTTTAAAATTTGAAGCAGGGACTCCCCCTATAGCTGAAGTGATAGGCATGGGCAAGGCCGTGGAGTACCTAGGTGCCTTAGGTTTAAAAAAAATTTCTGAGAAAGAATCTTTGCTTACCCAGAGAATTTTAGAAACTTTGCTCGCAATACCTGGGGTAACTGTTGTAGGTCCAGGTAAGGGAGTTCCTCGAGGATCTCTAATCAGTATAACTATGGATAAGGTGCACCCAATGGACATGGGAGCGCTTTTAGATGCTCGAGGAATTTCTGTGCGAACGGGTCATTTGTGCGCACAGCCAGCAATGCGTAGGTGGGGAGTTCCTCAGATGTTGAGGGTATCCTTGGGTCTTTACAATGACGATGAAGATATAGAGACTTTTCTTAGGACTTTTGAGGAATTATTGGCATTTCTTTCCTAA
- a CDS encoding SufD family Fe-S cluster assembly protein encodes MTQVLSLPKEITKRQFETSQYLENEEYKNCLRSISWVKVCDISDDEGYLRSFLNKGELAELIQEGRINRLPGWSCTFVNGSFEPLLSNIPEGCLLLSMKEARGFYQSFFQLHKEGLTNIKSPVHCLNASFLDEAAFLYIPEEHVIKDPIIIRNIVLETPSNNKKSIALPAVTVALSTKASAALNVLPVEIFLGRGKVLSGSNSIISGVLNIVADRLSVVDLYFGSEIYSTNILGSFEVCLANESSQIWSVSALMQERSSILTYVCSRENNFSSGVLDCRYQLLGSRAYAEVLGSVKDPKKLFLKVAMLHKAAETGSRQTIKSLLREGSSFSFEGDIVIDPDCEASEAYQKHDSLLLEESASVVTIPRLQIFTDNVKASHGATVGKPDESVIFFMRSRGISEDRAKEVFLEGFLHPKPEGACFD; translated from the coding sequence ATGACACAAGTATTATCCCTACCTAAGGAAATAACTAAAAGACAATTTGAAACTAGTCAGTACTTGGAGAATGAAGAGTACAAGAATTGTTTGCGTAGCATTTCTTGGGTGAAAGTTTGTGATATTAGCGATGATGAGGGGTATCTTCGAAGCTTCTTAAACAAGGGAGAACTTGCGGAGCTTATACAGGAAGGGCGAATAAATCGGCTTCCTGGCTGGAGTTGCACTTTTGTCAATGGATCGTTTGAACCTCTCTTATCCAATATTCCTGAGGGTTGTTTGCTTTTGTCTATGAAAGAGGCTAGGGGGTTTTATCAAAGTTTTTTTCAGTTGCATAAAGAAGGGTTAACGAACATTAAGAGCCCTGTTCACTGCTTGAACGCTAGTTTTCTGGATGAGGCAGCTTTCCTTTACATCCCTGAGGAACATGTGATTAAAGACCCTATAATTATCAGAAATATTGTCTTAGAAACTCCCTCTAACAACAAGAAGAGCATAGCTCTTCCTGCTGTTACTGTAGCGTTATCCACAAAAGCATCGGCTGCCCTTAATGTCCTTCCTGTAGAGATATTCCTAGGCAGGGGGAAGGTGTTGTCTGGCTCTAACAGTATAATTAGCGGGGTATTAAATATTGTTGCTGACAGGCTTTCAGTGGTTGATTTGTATTTTGGCAGCGAAATCTATTCGACAAATATTTTAGGGTCCTTTGAAGTTTGTTTAGCTAATGAATCCTCTCAGATTTGGTCCGTTTCGGCTTTAATGCAAGAGAGGTCCTCAATTTTAACTTACGTTTGCTCTCGAGAAAACAATTTCTCTTCGGGAGTTCTTGATTGTAGGTATCAATTACTGGGATCTCGAGCTTACGCTGAAGTTTTGGGATCCGTTAAAGATCCTAAAAAGCTTTTTTTAAAGGTGGCAATGCTTCACAAGGCGGCAGAAACAGGTTCTAGGCAGACTATAAAATCTCTTTTGCGTGAGGGATCTAGTTTTTCTTTTGAAGGAGATATTGTAATAGATCCTGATTGTGAAGCCTCAGAGGCTTATCAAAAACATGATAGTTTACTGCTAGAAGAGTCAGCATCTGTTGTTACTATTCCAAGACTTCAAATTTTTACAGATAACGTAAAAGCGTCTCATGGCGCTACGGTAGGGAAGCCTGACGAGAGTGTTATTTTTTTTATGAGATCTCGGGGGATCTCGGAAGATAGGGCCAAGGAGGTATTTTTGGAAGGTTTTCTGCATCCGAAACCAGAAGGTGCTTGTTTTGATTAG
- the sufC gene encoding Fe-S cluster assembly ATPase SufC, whose amino-acid sequence MWANMLEIKHLQASYEGVDILKDLSLEIAPGEIHIIMGPNGAGKSTLTKVLSGESSVQVVSGKITFYGEDISEADPEERARKGIFVGFQQPPEIPGVANEFFLREAYNACAEARGRSKLDADEFKRFLAETCARYEFIPDGSLMQRSVNEGFSGGERKKNEILQMLVLEPRLAILDEPDSGLDIDALQFICNAVKKYMGIHAASSLCVITHNPKIVSLLNPTYVHLLGRGKVVYSGDARMVHQLEQRGYDAIFDEKEMLRLEEGTLA is encoded by the coding sequence GTGTGGGCTAACATGTTGGAAATAAAGCATCTCCAAGCGAGTTATGAGGGTGTAGATATTCTTAAAGATTTATCTTTAGAAATCGCTCCTGGAGAGATTCATATCATTATGGGCCCTAACGGGGCTGGGAAGTCTACGTTAACGAAGGTGTTGTCTGGAGAGAGTTCAGTCCAGGTTGTTTCTGGTAAAATTACTTTTTATGGAGAGGATATTTCAGAAGCTGATCCTGAAGAGCGAGCTCGGAAAGGCATATTCGTGGGTTTTCAGCAACCACCAGAAATTCCTGGTGTTGCTAACGAATTTTTTTTAAGGGAAGCATACAATGCTTGTGCTGAAGCTAGGGGACGAAGTAAATTGGACGCAGACGAGTTTAAGCGTTTTTTGGCAGAGACCTGTGCACGTTATGAGTTTATTCCTGATGGGTCTCTCATGCAACGTTCTGTTAATGAAGGGTTTTCTGGTGGTGAGCGAAAGAAAAATGAAATTTTGCAAATGTTGGTTTTGGAGCCAAGACTAGCGATTTTAGATGAACCCGACTCTGGTCTGGATATTGATGCTCTACAATTTATCTGTAACGCCGTTAAAAAGTATATGGGCATACATGCGGCATCCTCTTTGTGTGTTATCACGCATAATCCGAAAATAGTATCTCTGCTAAATCCTACTTATGTCCATCTTCTTGGTCGAGGTAAAGTCGTTTATTCAGGAGATGCCAGAATGGTTCATCAGCTGGAGCAGCGGGGGTACGATGCCATCTTTGATGAAAAAGAAATGCTTCGATTAGAAGAGGGAACACTGGCATGA
- the sufB gene encoding Fe-S cluster assembly protein SufB: protein MSEQDINAILKEREEYRYGFSTAVETESLGKGLSAEMVEKISALRQEPGFITDFRLKAFRYWQGLREPAWANLVRDGIDYQDIVYFTAPKTKGKLGRLEDADPEVLETFKKLGIPVDEQKRLLNVAVDLVFDSVSIGTTFKETLERAGVIFCSFSEAVQNHPDLIRKYLGSVVSYRDNFFAALNAAVFTDGSFVYVPKGVSCPMEISTYFRINDKESGQFERTLIVAEEDSFVSYLEGCTAPSYSSNQLHAAVVELVAKSRARIKYSTVQNWYAGDRKTGKGGVYNFVTKRGLCEGVRSQISWTQVEAGAAITWKYPSCILKGEHSIGEFYSVALTGGRMQADTGTKMIHIGKNSSSTIVSKGISADRSQNTFRSQVMVAPGAAYVHNYTQCDSMLVGTQCGAHTFPSIEVKNSTASVEHEATTSRLRQDQLFYLRSRGLSAEDAIGLVINGFCEKIFRELPLEFAEESKKLLLLKLENSVG, encoded by the coding sequence AAAAGGACTTTCAGCGGAGATGGTCGAGAAGATTTCAGCGCTTCGCCAGGAGCCGGGCTTTATTACGGATTTTCGTCTTAAAGCTTTCCGCTATTGGCAGGGATTACGGGAGCCTGCATGGGCTAATCTGGTTAGGGATGGTATTGATTATCAAGATATAGTGTATTTTACGGCTCCCAAGACCAAGGGCAAGTTAGGACGATTAGAAGATGCAGACCCAGAGGTTTTAGAAACGTTTAAAAAGTTGGGGATTCCCGTTGATGAACAAAAGCGTCTACTGAATGTTGCTGTAGATTTGGTTTTTGACTCCGTATCCATAGGAACAACTTTCAAGGAGACTTTGGAACGAGCGGGTGTTATTTTTTGTTCATTTTCCGAAGCCGTCCAGAATCACCCTGATTTGATAAGAAAATATTTAGGCAGTGTAGTTTCTTATCGAGATAATTTTTTTGCAGCACTTAATGCAGCGGTGTTTACGGATGGGTCTTTTGTGTATGTCCCCAAAGGAGTTTCTTGTCCTATGGAAATCTCTACGTATTTTCGCATCAACGATAAGGAGTCTGGACAATTCGAGAGAACATTGATTGTTGCAGAGGAGGATTCTTTTGTCAGTTATCTGGAAGGTTGTACGGCTCCTTCCTATTCTTCTAACCAGTTGCATGCTGCGGTTGTTGAGTTGGTAGCAAAATCTAGGGCGCGCATTAAATACTCTACAGTACAAAATTGGTACGCTGGGGATCGGAAAACTGGTAAGGGAGGTGTTTACAATTTTGTTACGAAGCGAGGATTATGTGAAGGGGTTAGGTCTCAAATATCGTGGACTCAAGTGGAAGCGGGTGCGGCGATTACTTGGAAATATCCAAGCTGTATTTTGAAGGGAGAACATAGTATAGGAGAATTTTACTCCGTAGCTCTGACCGGGGGCAGGATGCAGGCCGACACGGGGACGAAAATGATTCATATAGGCAAAAATTCTTCCTCTACGATAGTGTCCAAAGGGATATCTGCAGATCGTTCACAAAATACTTTTCGTAGTCAAGTAATGGTGGCTCCAGGGGCCGCGTATGTGCATAACTACACACAATGCGATTCCATGCTTGTAGGGACCCAGTGTGGAGCCCATACATTTCCTTCCATAGAGGTAAAAAACAGCACAGCTTCCGTGGAACACGAAGCAACAACTTCTAGACTTCGACAGGATCAATTATTTTATTTGCGGAGTCGGGGATTGAGTGCAGAGGACGCTATAGGATTAGTTATTAATGGTTTTTGTGAGAAAATTTTTCGCGAGTTGCCTCTGGAGTTTGCGGAAGAGTCGAAAAAATTATTGCTACTTAAATTAGAAAACAGTGTGGGCTAA